The genome window CGGCGACCGCGCCGGCGAGGGTATAGGCGAGGACGAGGTGACGTCGGACGGGGAGGCCGGCGCAGCGGGCGCCTTCGGGGGCGAAGCCGATGGCGCGGAAGGACCGGCCGAGGGTGGTCTGGTGGACGAGGAGGGTGATGGCGACGGCGACGGCGAGGAAGATCCAGGCCTGGACGGGAACGCCGGCGATGCGGCCGGTGCCGAGGAAGAGAAACGATTCCGGGAAGTTGGTGAAGGCGTCGGTGCCGCGGGTGAGGGCTTCGGCGAGACCGCGGAAGAGGGAGAAGGTGCCGAGGGTGACGATGAGGGGCGGGAGTCGGAGGGCGGTGATGAGGGTGGCATTGAAGGCGCCGGCGAGGGCGCCGAAGCCGATGGTGCAGACGGCGGCGACGGGCCAGTCGAGCCCGGCATCGCGCCAGAGTTTGCCGAAGATGACGGCGGAGAGGCCGAGGAGGGAGCCGAGGGAGAGGTCGATGCCGCCGGTGAGGATGATGGGCATGACCACGAGGGCGAGGAGTCCGATTTCGACCGAATGGCGGACGATGTTGGCGGTGTTGTCGGGGGTGGCGAAGTTGCGGCCGAAGGAGGAGAAGAAGAGCACTTCGAGGAGGAGCACGCCGAGCAGGATGGCTTCATGGGAGCCCAGGAGGCGGAGGCCGGGGAGGCGGATGCGGGGGGCCATGGTCAGGGGCGGGAACGGCGTTGGCGGAGTCCGTCGGCGGCGACGGCGAGGAGAATGATGGCGCCCTGGCTGGCGCGGTCCCAGTGGGGTTTGACCCCGAGGTAGGTGAGGGCGGGGGTGACGCAGGTGAGGAGGAGGAGGCCGGCGAGGACGCCCCAGAGGTTCCCGCGTCCGCCGGTGACGGCGACGCCGCCGACGACGGCGGCGGCGATGGCTTCGAGTTCGAGTCCGCGTCCGGCGGCGGGATCGACCTGGGGGGACTGGACGGCGTGGAGGACGGCGGCGAGGCCGGTGAGGGTGCCGAGGAGGACGAAGGTGGTGAAGGTGACGAGGCGCGGGCGGAGCCCTGCGAGGCGGGCGGCTTCGGCATCGGAGCCGACGGCATAGAGGTGGCGCCCGGCGGCGAGGTGACGGAGGGCGAGGGCGAGGGCGACGAGGACGGCGAGGGCGAGGGTGCCGATGAGGATCTGGCCGTGGACCATGGGGAGGCCGAACCACTGGGCGCCGTCGGGGAGATTGATGAAGACGCCCTGGCGGCCGAGGCGAAGGGCTTCGCGGAGGGTGACCATCATGGCGAGGGTGACCACGATCGAGGGAAGGCCGAGGGCGGCGACGAGGAGGCCGTTGAGAGCGCCGCCGAGGGCACCGACGGCGAGGGCGGCGAGGATAGCGAAGGGGAGGGGCGAGCCGGCGGCGGCGGCGAGGGCGGCGACGGTGCCGCAGACGGCGAAGAGGGAGCCGACGGAGATGTCGATCTGGCGGGTGATGAGGACGAGGGCGACCCCGCAGGCGATGAGGAGGCGTGGGGCGGCGGCGGCGAGGCGGGAGAGGAGGGGCTGGGGTTCGAAGAAGTTCGGGGCCCAGATGGCGAGGGCGCTCAGGAGGGCGAGGAGCGCGGCGGCGACGGAGAGTTCGCGGAAGTGACGCTGGATCACGGGTTGCCTCCGGTCTGGCCGAGCGCGGCCGCCATGACGTCGTGGGCGGAGGATTGCGCGGGGAGGTTGGCGACGAGGCGGCCGGCGCGCATGACGGCGATGCGGTCGCTCATGCCGAGGATTTCGGGGAGATCGCTGGAGATCATGAGGACGGCGAGACCGTCACGGGCGAGCTGGCGGATGAGGCGGTGGATTTCGGACTTGGCTCCGACGTCCACGCCCTGGGTGGGTTCGTCGAGGATGAGGATTTTCGGGCGGGTGGCGAGCCAGCGTCCGAGGGCGACCTTCTGCTGGTTGCCGCCGCTGAGGGTGGCGACCGGGGCATCGGGACCGGAGGTGCGGATGGCGAGATGGCGGATGGACTCGAGGGCGAGGTGACGTTCGGCGGTGCGACGGATCCAGGTGCCGGGGAAGATGCGGGGATGGATGGCGAGGGTGAGGTTGTGGGCGACGGGGAGGTCGAGGATGACTCCGTGGCGGCGGCGGTCTTCGGGGACGCAGGCGATGCCGTGGGCCACGGCATCGATGGGGGAACGAAGGCGGACGGGCTGACCCTGGAGGAGGATCCGACCGGACCCGACCGGGGTGAGGCCGAAGAGGGTGCGGGCGAGTTCGGTGCGGCCGGCGCCGATGAGGCCGGCGAGGCCGAGGATTTCGCCGGCGCGGAGATCGAGGTCGATGTCGTGGAGGCCGGCGGCGGGGCAGGAGACCTTGCGGAGGCTGAGCACGACGTCACCGGGGACGCCTTCCGGCGGGGGGAAGAGGTGGGACCATTCGCGTCCGACCATGAGGCCGATCAGTTCGGATTCGGATACGGGCGGGGTTTCGGGGGCGGGGGCGGGGAGGTCGGGTCGCGGGATGGGGCGGGTGCCGACCGAGCGGCCATCGCGGAGGACGGTGACGCGGTTGGCGAGGGCGAAGATTTCCTCGAGGCGATGGGAGATATAGACGATGCCGACGCCGTCGGAGCGGAGTTGGCGGACGATGGCGAAGAGGCGGTCCTGTTCACGGCGGGTGAGGCAGGCGCTGGGTTCGTCCATGATGACGATACGGGCATTGGAGCCGACGACGCAGGCCATCTCGACGAGCTGCTGTTCGGGCATGGAGAGGGTGCGGACCTCGGCCTCCGGGGGGATGTGGGCCCCGATGCGGTCGAGGAGGGCCCGGGCGCGGTGACGGTGAGCGGACCAGCGGACGCGGTGGAAGGGGCGGACGGGTTCGAGGCGGAGGGCGATGTTTTCGGCGACGGTGAGGTCGGCGAAGAGGGCGGGTTGCTGATAGATGCAGGCGATGCCGAGGCGGTGGGCGGCGGCGGGGGAGAGGTGGCGGACGGCGTGGCCCAGGACGGTGAGGGAGCCCTGGTCCGGGGCGTGGGCACCGGTGACGATTTTGATGAGGGTGGACTTGCCCGCGCCATTTTCGCCGAGGAGGGCATGGACTTCGCCGGGCAGGAGATCGAAGGAGACGCCCTGGAGGGCGCGGACGGCGCCGAAGGACTTGGTGATGGCGTCGAGTTGGAGGATGGGTGCGCTCACGTCGGGCGGGCGGCGGGGGGAGTAAAGCGGGGGCGGGGCGGAAGTGGCCAGTCCTTTGACCGAGGTCGATTGACAGGGTTGGGGCAGGCTCGATAGTCGGGGACAGGGACTTGCGGTGAGCCCGACAATCGCACATGAGAGAGGAGAGGATAGAACCATGACACCATCATCACTTACCCGGGAAGCGGCGGAGCGTCTGTTGGAGGATCTCCGGACGGTCATACGAGACGGACAGGAAGTGTTGCGGGCGGGGGCCGACGATTTGAACGAGAAGGGGAAGGAAGCCCGGGCCCGGCTGGAGGATGCCTTGCGGCGGGCGAAATCGACCTGCGAACAGTTCGAGGGTCGGGCGGGAGACGCGGCGCGGGAGGTGGAGAGCGCGATCCGGGAGCATCCGTTGACCAGCGTTGGGGCGGCGTTTGGGGTGGGGGTGCTGCTGGGGGTGCTGTTGAACAACCGGCGGTGAATCCCCGGCCTGCAGGTTCAGCCGGCGGACCGGAAGACGGTACGTGGCGGCTCATCGCGAAGCGGGTGGCGCAACTGGTCGCCACCCGCCTGGAGCTTTTGGGATTTGAGTTGGCGGAGGAACGGAGGGCGGCGACGGAGTTGATTGTGCTGCTGTCGGTGGGGGCGGTTTTCGGGGCGCTGGCGGTGGTGATCCTGACGGTGGGACTGGTGCTGGCATTACCGCCGGAATGGCGGCCCTGGGGGGCGCTGGCGACGGGAGTGGGTTATGGGGGCGTGGCGGGATGGGCCTTTCTCAGGGTGCGCCGCCTGTTGCGGGGGCGATCGGCGCCCTTTGCGGCGACGGTGTCGGAACTGAAGCGGGACAAGGAATGGCTGGAGGGGTTGAAGTGAGACCGCGGGAACTGGAGATGAACCTGCTGAGGGCGCGCTGCGAACTCGACCGGCGCGAGTTGGGGGCGGAGGTGGGGCGATGCCGCGAGCGTTGGCACGGGCGCGTCGAGGGGGTGCGACGGGCGGTGCCGTGGATGGTGCTGGCGGCGCCGCTGGTCGGGGTGGCGCTTGTGAGGGCGCTGCGGGGGCGTCGCGGGTGGGTGGCGGCGCTGGCGGTGGCGAAGGTGGCGATGCAGTTCCGGGGGTTGCTTCCGTTGGCGAGCGGGTGGCTGCGACCGCGCGGGCGAGGGGAGGGGGCGGGGCGGTAGGGTTCTTGAAAGTGGGGCTTGGGTTTGGGCAGGGGCGGTTACGGAGCGACGCGGGAGGGACGGGTGTCGGAGGGAGCGATGAGGTCTGGACGGGAGTCCATACGGGGATAGGCGGCGGCGAGGCAATGGACACCGCCATGCTGGCGTTGGCAGGCGGCGGTCAGGATGGGGGTGACGGGGACCTCGGCTCCGAAGGCGGACTCGATGGCTTCCTGGGCGGCGCGATCGAGCGGGGTGTAGAAGCCGCCGAAGGCGGGCATGGCGAAGCCATCGGCGTGATGGATGCCGTTGAGGTAGTTGATGCCGCGGTGGAGGTCGGGGAGGCTGGGGATCGGGACGATGCGGCAGCCGAGGTCGTGGAGGTCTTCAAGCTGGCTTCGATGGGCGGCGATCATGCGACGCAGGGCGGCGAGGTAGGGGGGGCGGTCGGAGTGGGTTGTGGTCCTTGCGGAGGGTGCGTCCTGTTCGGCTTCGAGGAGGTCGAGGGCGAGGAGGAAGGCCTGGAGATTGGCGGCGGCATCGTCGGTGGTGCTGGTGACGAAGTGGCGGGAGAGGGAGGCTGAAAAGGGCTGGCCGGCCTTTCGGGTGCGATCGACGGCGGCGGTGAGGCAATCGAGGAGGGGGAGATCGTGACCCTGACGGCGTTCGGCGTGGGCGATCACGGCGTCGGCCGGGCTGAGAGTGCCGTGTCGTTGGAGGGCGTCGATGCCGAGGCCGAGGATGATGCGGACGGCGGCCGGGATGTCGTTGACGAGGGCCACGAGGTCATCGGCGTGGGCGCGGAAGCTGACGTCGAAGTCGAGGTGGTAGGAGACGGAGGGGAGGGTGAGACAGCGATCGACGCCGAATTCGATGCGGAAGGCTTCGCGGACCTGGGCCGGGGTGAGGCCGAGGGCGGTATTGCGGAGGATTTCGCCTTCTCCGGCGACGAGGAGGCGATCCCCGGAGCATGGGTCGTGGACGACGAGGAAGTTGCCGCCCTGGAAGAGAAGGGGGGATTGAAGGACGGGGTGACCGGCGGCGGCGAGGCCGTCCATGGCGTAGGAGGCGCCGGGCTCAAAGAGCGAGTGTCCTTCGCCCTGGGAAGCGTAGCGGGGCGCCAGGCTGGCGAGGGTGGCAGGGTTGCCTGATGAGTCGAGGAGGGCGCCGGCCTTGGCGTTGTCCTGGGCCCAGGCGCCGGGATGGGTGGCATCGACACAGAGGATGAGCTGGGTGTCGCGTCTGAGGCGCCATGTGGTACGTGCCAGGGATTCGAAGGGTTCCGCCACCTCGGCGGGGACGCTCACGAGGAAGCGGGCGTCGGGGAAGGCGTTCACCATCTGGGCGATGGCGTGGATGGCATCGCCGGGGACGACTCCATCGGACCATCCACCGCCGGCCTGCATGCGGAGGAGGCCCACCGGGTGTTCGCCGGTTTCGGGGGCGGCCTGGAAGCTGGTGTGCGTGGGTTGGAAGGCGAACGGCGTCCGGGCGAGTTGGCGGGCCAGGGTGGCGGGATCGGAGCCCTTGGTGAGTTGATCAGCGATCTGGGTGACGAGGGCGAGGGATGCGGGGGTATTGGCAGGCGAGGCGGGGGGATCGAAGTGGTCGAGGAGATCGACGGGCAGACCGGCCATGCGGAGTTGATCGAGGGCGGTGGCGGGGTTGCTGGTCAGGGTGGCGGGTCCGAGGAGGCGAACCGCATGGACGAGGGTGGGGAGGATGCCGTCGGAGGCCAGGTACCGATGGACCCATTCGGTTGCGGAGGCCTGGGCGGAAGTGGGGCTTGGGAATGAATCGGGTGTGTCGAGGTTGTCGGTGCGGTCAAGGATGGGGGCGATGAACGCCGGCGACGGCCGTTGTCCGCGGGTTTGTTGTTGTCGGGCGCTGGCGATGTGTGGCGGGACGTCGGGCCGGACCACCTGCACATAGCGATCCGCCTGGACGCGGGGGATAAAGCGCCGGATGGGGGTGGGGATGACACCGGGTGCGACGCGATGGTGGCGGTTCTGGTAGGCATCGATGGCAGCGCGGTCCTGGATGCGTTGGCGGAAGGCTTGGGGGAGGGGGAGTTCCGCGGGGGGCTCCGAGGTTCGGCTGTGGGGGGCTGCGGCGGGCTGGGAGTGGGCGGGCGGGGAGAGCAGGACGAGGAGCAAGCTGGAGACGAGGGCGGGCAGGGGAGGCCGGGACACCATTCCGCGAAGGATGGCGGAATGGGGTTCGGGTGGCTTGGACGACGAAGCGGAACTGCGGACGGAAGGGGGCGTCCGGCGGGGCGAATGAGGGGAATATGCCGAGAATCAGGCCGTTTCCGGGAGCAACCTGCCCGGGCTGTGCTGGCGTCGGAATTCGCGGGGGGTGATGCCGAAGACCTTGCGGAAGTGGGTGGTGAGGTGGCTTTGGTCGCAGAAGCCGACTTCGAGGGCGACCTCGGCGGTGGGTTTGGAGGAGGCGAGGAGGAGTTCGCGGGCACGTTCGACGCGGCACCGAATGAGGTACTGGTGGGGGGAGAGGCCGGTGGCGCGCTTGAAGAGCCGGGCGAAGTGGAAGGTGCTGAGGCTGCAGTGGGCGGCGAGTTGGCCGATGGTGATGTCGTCGGCCAGGCGGGCCTGGAGAAAGTCGATGGCCTGGCGGAGTTGGGCGCGGCTGAGGCCGCCGTTGGAGGGAGCGGGGAGGGCACCGCATTCGGAATGGCGGGCGACGAGATGGGCGGCGAGGGCGGTGGCGAGCGATTCGCCGTAGGTGGCACCGGCCGGACAGCCATCCTGGACTTCGCGGTGGAGGGACATGATCAGGCTGTGCACGAACGGATCGTCCATGGGGATCCGTGGGATCAGGTCGACAGAATTGGGGCCGCGGGCCAGGTCGTGAGTGGCCAGGCGGACGAACTGGGGATCGAGGGCGACGGCCACGATCTCACCGCTGTGAAGGGTGCGGCAGGAGAATGGGAGAAGGGCGGGGACGAAGATGACCTGGCCCGGGAGGAAGCAGATGGAGCGGTAATGGCCATTGTCGCGCCATTCGAGGATGGAGGGTCCCTCGATCTGGGCGATGAGGACATGTTCGAGGGACGTGACGTTGGCGACGTCCTGGCGCCGGCCAGCGGGGTGATGTTCGAGGAACAGGCTGGACCACGGAGCGGCGCGACTGGAGAGCAGCGGGGGTTGGGAGATGGCGGCGCGGCGGGTGCCGTTGGCCAGTTCCACGAGGGTCAAGCGCCGGTCCGCACGCGGTGCGGAGGACTTCTGTGGGAGGTCGATGACAGCCTTCACTTGTGGTCGGAGTAGGAGACGACGAAGGAAGGACGGAGGCAAGGCCGGATCGGTTACATTTGTGATTTCGGGATGAGGAACCCGGGCCAGGGCTGGGAAGACCAAACAGGGCGACCCCGGTGAAGGGGTCGCCCTTCTCTCACGATGCGTTGGTCGGAGCGAACCGGGGACTGGGAACCCGGACGCCGCAGCGCACCTCGCTTACACCCAGGACCGCGGCTGGCCGAGGGCGCCCGATGCGCCAGCCGGGCAGGCTTCCAGAAGGAACGGACTGGAAGCGGCCGTGGGCGCCGGGGGTAACTCGGTGACCGGGATGGGCACGTGAGAGTTCATGGTAGGGGGATTCGCCTGAGGGACCCGATCGACCGGACCGGGCGCCTGACTGACGAACCCAAGATGAATTGAGCATTCCTCATGCCACCCGTCGGCGAGCGGTGGGGCGGGAGAGGCTGTCGGGTAGGCTAACCGGTTACGGTCAGGTGACTTGCGGGTGTCGATGGGAGGAATGGAACGGGCACCGTCGGGGGCTCCCCCGATCGGGGTATTGTCAGGAGATCCGACGGTGGGGTGTTGAACCGCGTTGTGGGCTGGGTGTAACTGGCTGGCGTTGAGTTGGTTGAAGAGCCGGTTGGGAGTGTAAAGGGAACGGATCAGGGGAGGCGTTCCCCGGCGAGCACCCAGGCGATGTTGAAGTGGGCGTGTTTGATCGAGGAGTGGGCGGGTTTGCCATGGCCATCAAGGGGCAGATCCGTCCGGGCGGTACTGAGGTGATGGCTGTAGGTGACGTGGAGAGTGCCGTCGCGGGACTGGAGGATGCTGGGGTAATGGTAACGACCGGCGAGGGGGCCGGGGGGGTCGTCTTCGAGGGCCCGACGATGGGACCAGGTGAGACCGTCGTCGTCGGAGAGCATCACCACCAGGCGGTGGCGTCCGGATTCGGTGTCGTTGCCGATGAAGAGCCAGCGTCCGTCGTGGAGGACCACGCCGTCGGTGCCGGCGCCCGGATTGGGGATGTCGGAATTGGTGACCGGGGACCAGGTGAGGCCGCCGTCGCGGGATTCGCTTTGGGGGACGCGTTTGGGCGGGGGTCCGTTGTCGCGCATGTAGGCGACGAGGGAACCGTCGCGGCGCTGGAGGATGTGGGGTTGGATATTGCCACCGCCAAGCAGGGGGGCGGTGGTGGTCCAAGTGGCGCCATGATCGTCGGAGACGGCCATGAGGGAGCAGGAGAAGCCGTCGTGATAGAGGGGCAGGATGATGCGGTGGCCTTCGTGGAGGTAGGGATGGGCGCGGGTCATCCAGCCGAGGCGGAGGTAGAGTTTGTCCTCGACCTGGTGTCGGAAGACATCGAGGTAACGTTCGACTTCGCGGCGCATGGAATCGGGCATGGGATCGGATTCGAGCCGGCGTTCGACCGAGGGGAGCCACGCCTGGACGGCCTCCTGGAACTCGGGTCCCGGGGTGACGTGGAGGACGCCGTCCTGTTTCCAGCGGGGCGGACCCGGACGTTCGAAATCGTCGCTGATCCGGTATTTGAGGAGGGCGCTTTCCCAGAGGTTGGCGAGGATGGTGGGCCAGATGAGCCAGAGGCGGCCTTGTCCGTCGAGGAAGAGGGTGCAGTTGGTGTCGGGGTAGCCGGGGGTGTCGGCGAGGAGGAAGGGTTCGCTCCAGGTTCCGGCACCTCGGCGGAGACGGGCACCGCGGATCACGACGTCATCGGCGCGGCGTTCGCCGGAGCCGTGGAACCAGCAGACGAGGAGGTCGCCGCGGCGGGTTTCGATGAGGGTGGAGCCGTGGTTGTGCCAGTGTTCGGGAGGGAAGATGAGGCGGGCATTGAGGAAGGGGGTGTCGGCCTGGCGGAGGCGTGGGGCGGCGAGGGAGGCGGGGAGATGGGTCAGGAGGACCAGGGCGACCGTTGCGAGGAGGCTCGCGGTGAGCAGGCGGGAGGTCGGGCGAGGGTGTCCCGTGGACCGCGATCCGTTCGGGGAAGGGATGGCGCATGGCGGGAGTGGACGCAGGGGGGTGGCGCGGGCGGAACCGGCGTGGAGACGGCATGGTCCGGACGGCCGGATGGGCCGCAATGGGATTGCGGGGCGGGACATGGCGGATAGGATCGCGGCGATGAACGGGCGAGTGCAACGAAGACTTGCGGCGGGCGTGGTGGCCGTCGCGGTGTGGATGGCCGGGGCGACGGGGGTGTGGGGTGAGGAAAGCGGCATCGGGGGATCCGGCCTGCCCGGGGTGCGGCATGTGGATGTGGACGGGGCGGAGCGGTTACTGCGGGAGGAGCGGGGGGTGGTGGTGCTGGATGTGCGGACGCCGAGGGAGTTTTCGGAGGGACGAATCGCGGGATCGACGAACCTCGATTTCAACCATCGGGGATTTGCGAGGGAACTGGCGAAGCTGGACCGGGAGAAGACCTACCTGGTCACCTGCGCGGTGGGGGGGCGGAGCGGCAAGGCGTTGCCGTTGCTTTCGAAGCTGGGTTTCAAGTCGGTGGTGCACCTGGATGGCGGGGTGAAGGCGTGGGAGGCGGCGGGGAAACCGGTTGGCAAGTAGGGGTGGACACGCTGCCCATTCGAGCGTTGGAGGGGCCGCTAAGGGTGGCCCTGGGCCGGGTGTCGCGGGTGGTGCTGACGGCCCCGACGGGTTCGGGGAAGTCCACCCAGGTGCCGCAGATGCTGGTGCGTGGCGGACTGGCCGGGACCGGGCAGGTGGTGGTGTTGCAGCCGCGGCGGCTGGCGACGCGGTTGCTGGCGAAGCGGGTGGCGGAGGAGTTGGGGGTGCCGCTGGGAGGGGAGGTCGGGTACCGGATCCGGTTCGAGAACATCTCGGGCCGCGACACACGGATCCTGTTTGTCACCGAGGGGATTCTGCTGCGGCAATTGCTGGAGAACCCGCGGCTGGAGGGGGTGTCGGCGGTGATCTTCGATGAATTTCATGAGCGACATCTTTACGGGGACATCACCCTGGCGCGGGCCTTGCAGGCGCAGGAGGCGGGACGTCCGGACCTGCGGCTGATCGTGATGTCGGCGACGTTGGAGACCGGCCGGCTGGCGGCCTATCTCGAACCGTGCGAGGTGCTGTCGGCGGAAGGGCGGACGTACCCCGTCGAGATCGAGTATGCGGAGCGGCCGGCGTATTCGGATGCGCGTCCGGTGTGGGAACGGGCGGCAGAGGCGGTTGGGGATCTGGTGCGCCGGGGGGAGATGGGGGACGGGCTGGTGTTCATGCCGGGCGCGTTCGAGATCCAGCGGACACTGGAGGCGTTGCGGGGACGTCCGGAGGCGCGGGGGTGTCTGCTGCTCCCGCTGCATGGGGAGTTGCCGGTGCGGGATCAGGACGCCGCGGTGGCGCGGTACGACCGTCGCAAGATTGTGGTGACGACGAACGTGGCGGAGACCTCGCTCACGATCGACGGAGTGCGCTGGGTGATCGACAGCGGGCTGGCGCGGGTGCCGCGTCATGATCCCGGACGCGGGATCAACACGCTGCTGGTCGAGCGGATCAGCCGGGCGTCGGCGGACCAGCGGGCAGGGAGGGCGGGACGAACGGCTCCGGGGGTGTGCCGTCGGTTGTGGTCGCATGAGGAACAGGCGTCGCGGCCAGCGGCTGAAGTGCCCGAGGTGCGGCGTCTCGATCTGGCGGAAGTGGTGCTGATGTTGAAGGCGGGGGGTGTGGAGGATCTGGGGACGTTTCGCTGGCTGGATGCACCGGAGCCGGCGGCGATCGAGCATGCGGAGGAAGTTCTGCGGGACTTGGGTGCGGTGGAGGCGGTGCGGGGGACAGTCGGTGGCTCGGGAGCGGAGGCGGAAGCGGGAGCGGAAGCGGAAGCGGGAAGTTCGGGCAGCCGGTTGACAGCGCTGGGGCGGCGGCTGCTGACGTTCCCGGTGCATCCGCGGTATGCGCGGCTGCTGCTGGCGGCGCGGGACGAGGGGTGCGTGTATCACGGCGCCCTGATTGCGGCGCTGACGCAGGGGCGGGACATCCTGTTGCGGAAGGTGGATCGGGAGACCGAGCGGTTCCGGGAGGATCGGCTGGGGGACGTGGAGGCGTCGGACTTCTTCCGGCTGATCCGGGCGTGGGAGTATGCGTCGGCGGCGGAGTTCCGGTTGGAGGCGTGTCAGCGGGTGGGGATCCATGCGGCGGCAGCGCGGCAGGTGGCGCCCTTGCTGCGGGCGTTTCTCGGGCTGGCGGAACGGGAGGGATGGGACACGCGGCCGGGCGCGCTGGACGAGACACGATTGCGCCGGTGTGTGTTGACGGCGTTTTCGGACCATGTCGCGCGGCGGCTCGACCGGGGGACGTTGCGGTGCGAGATGGTGCATGGGCGGCGCGGGGTGCTGGCGCGGGAAAGTGCGGTGCAGGACGCGATGCTTTTGGTGGTGGCGGAGGCTCGGGAGGTGGGGGGACGCAGTGGCGAAGTGAACACGATTCTTTCCCTGGCCACGGCGATTGAAGCGGGCTGGCTGGAAGAGATGTTTCCCTGGGATTTGAAGTCGGAGGTCCGGGTGTCCTACGACGGAGTGGCCAAGCGGGTGGTGGCCGAGGGGTTGGTGACGTTTCGCGGGCTGGCCATCGACACCTGGCGGGTGGATCCGCCACCGGCGGAAGCGGCGGCGCGATTGCTGGCGGACGAGGTACTGGCGGGGCGCCTGACTTTGACCCGTTGGGACCACGGCGTGGACCAGTGGATTCTGCGGTTGAACGCCCTGGCGCGGTGGTGTCCGGAACTGGGGTTGCCGCCGATCGGTGAGGACGAGCGACGGGAGTTGGTGGCGCAGATCTGCCATGGGGCGGCCGGCTACCGGGATCTCAAGGAGCGCGAGGTTCGGGGCGTAGTGCGGGGCTGGCTCAATGCGGAGCAGCAGCGATGGATCGACCAGCATGCTCCCGAGCGGGTGACGCTCTCCAACGGACGCACGCCGAAGGTGGTTTACAGCGCCGGGACGCCGCCTTGCGTCGCGCTGCGGATCCAGGAATTGCAGGGGGTCACCCAGGTGCCGCGGTTGGCCATGGGACGGGTGCTGGTGACCGTGCAGATTCTGGCGCCGAACATGCGTCCGGTGCAGGTGACACAGGACCTGGCGAACTTCTGGCGGGAACATTATCCGCGGGTGAAGTCGGAACTGCAGAGGAAGTATCCGAAGCACGCCTGGCCCAGTGTCTCGCCGGAGGGTGGGTGAGGATCGGGGTCATCGGAGCGGGGATTGCCACGATTGCGGGCGACTGAGCCGGGCATTTCTTTGGCCGGCTGAGGCTGAAGCCGGGACAGCAAACGGGGGGACACTGGATCGACTGGGGTCAACAAACTCCATTTAGTGAGTCAGGCATTAAACAATTGATGATGACGCACTCCCTCCAGCCCGGTACTTCGGGAAAGTTCACGAGGGTCCTGTGAATGAATGTGAATGAATGAATGAATGGGTGGGGATGACCGCGTCCTTGGCCGGTCAGAGTCAATATTAAAGAGATTGACACTTAGAAGTGGTGGGAAAGTTCGCTCGCGGTCAACAAACAAGATAATGCCAGGCTCATTGGTCAATTACGGTCAATGGCAAACTGCCGGGCTCATTGTTTGATTGTTTGGGTCCGCCAACCCCATCCCATGGTTTGGGCCGCGAGTCCGGTCAGGGTTTGGGATCGTGATCGGGATCAGGATCAGGAGTATCGGCCTCGGGTTGGGCGACGTTGGTGAGGCCCATTTCGGCGAGGTGACGGAGGTAACGGCGCTTGGCGCCGAAGAGGGTCCAGTCGCGGGCGCCGTGGCGGAAGTCGAAGCCGGCGGAGAGGATTCCGTAGCGGGCGTAGGCGATGCCGTCAGGTCGGCCTCCGGCAAGGATCAGTTGGGCGAGGACCTCGGTGGAATCGCCGCGCAGGCGCAGGTCGTGCAGTTGGATGCGGTGGCGGTCCATGGCGAGGGCAACGGAGCCGTGCAGGCGATGGATGTTGGGGACGAACCGGGCCCAGGCGGACGAGTTGGGGTCTTCGCGGAGGAGGGCGAGGAGGGGGCGGAGATCGAGGAGATTGAGGACGACGTCGGCGGAGAGGGCGCGGGAATCGTCGAGGGCCAGGGTGGCTCGGTCGA of Verrucomicrobiia bacterium contains these proteins:
- the hrpB gene encoding ATP-dependent helicase HrpB; its protein translation is MGGGGETGWQVGVDTLPIRALEGPLRVALGRVSRVVLTAPTGSGKSTQVPQMLVRGGLAGTGQVVVLQPRRLATRLLAKRVAEELGVPLGGEVGYRIRFENISGRDTRILFVTEGILLRQLLENPRLEGVSAVIFDEFHERHLYGDITLARALQAQEAGRPDLRLIVMSATLETGRLAAYLEPCEVLSAEGRTYPVEIEYAERPAYSDARPVWERAAEAVGDLVRRGEMGDGLVFMPGAFEIQRTLEALRGRPEARGCLLLPLHGELPVRDQDAAVARYDRRKIVVTTNVAETSLTIDGVRWVIDSGLARVPRHDPGRGINTLLVERISRASADQRAGRAGRTAPGVCRRLWSHEEQASRPAAEVPEVRRLDLAEVVLMLKAGGVEDLGTFRWLDAPEPAAIEHAEEVLRDLGAVEAVRGTVGGSGAEAEAGAEAEAGSSGSRLTALGRRLLTFPVHPRYARLLLAARDEGCVYHGALIAALTQGRDILLRKVDRETERFREDRLGDVEASDFFRLIRAWEYASAAEFRLEACQRVGIHAAAARQVAPLLRAFLGLAEREGWDTRPGALDETRLRRCVLTAFSDHVARRLDRGTLRCEMVHGRRGVLARESAVQDAMLLVVAEAREVGGRSGEVNTILSLATAIEAGWLEEMFPWDLKSEVRVSYDGVAKRVVAEGLVTFRGLAIDTWRVDPPPAEAAARLLADEVLAGRLTLTRWDHGVDQWILRLNALARWCPELGLPPIGEDERRELVAQICHGAAGYRDLKEREVRGVVRGWLNAEQQRWIDQHAPERVTLSNGRTPKVVYSAGTPPCVALRIQELQGVTQVPRLAMGRVLVTVQILAPNMRPVQVTQDLANFWREHYPRVKSELQRKYPKHAWPSVSPEGG